A region from the Aegilops tauschii subsp. strangulata cultivar AL8/78 chromosome 5, Aet v6.0, whole genome shotgun sequence genome encodes:
- the LOC141022116 gene encoding probable LRR receptor-like serine/threonine-protein kinase At3g47570 — MKLPPCSTNASKKLHLKLIMIISISSGVLLLIVLCSIVCLLVQQEEQATPYAELANATNGFASENLIGVGSFGSVYRGRLAIHDQQVIVAVKVFNLQQRCASQSFLAECKTLRCARHQNLVKILTVCSSMDFQSQDFKALVFEFLPNGNLDQWIHEPAEENDQDKALNLIGRLSIAIDVASALDYFHQHMPLPIIHCDLKPSNTLLDSDIVAHAGDFGLARALPKDPSGCLEKSSGWATMRGTIGYAAPEYGLGNKVQILGDVYSYGVLLLEMFTGKRPTGGEFGEALGLHKHVQMALRVPDRTTSCYQRTKMEEKQTPQTLAGKEIISIACITSILDIGVSCSKETPIDRMQIRDALKELMKIKDKFLMHLSSMQVSSN, encoded by the exons ATGAAGTTGCCTCCGTGTTCCACAAACGCCTCCAAGAAACTGCATTTGAAGCTTATCATGATAATCTCCATAAGCAGTGGAGTCCTATTGCTTATCGTCCTTTGTAGCATTGTTTGCTTGCTGGTACAGCAGGAGGAGCAAGCCACACCATATGCTGAATTAGCCAATGCAACAAATGGTTTTGCTTCTGAGAACCTCATCGGAGTAGGAAGCTTCGGCTCGGTGTACAGGGGAAGACTGGCGATCCACGACCAGCAGGTCATTGTTGCTGTCAAAGTGTTCAATCTGCAACAACGTTGTGCATCTCAAAGTTTTCTTGCAGAATGCAAGACCCTGAGATGTGCTCGGCATCAAAACCTTGTGAAGATCTTGACAGTCTGTTCAAGTATGGATTTCCAGAGCCAGGATTTCAAAGCTCTTGTGTTTGAATTTCTACCGAATGGAAATTTGGACCAATGGATACATGAGCCTGCTGAGGAAAATGATCAAGACAAGGCGCTAAATCTCATCGGAAGGCTCAGCATCGCCATCGATGTGGCATCTGCACTTGATTATTTTCACCAACACATGCCATTGCCAATTATTCACTGTGATCTCAAGCCAAGCAACACTCTCCTTGATAGTGACATTGTTGCTCATGCTGGTGATTTTGGGCTTGCAAGAGCCCTGCCTAAAGACCCAAGCGGCTGTTTAGAGAAATCAAGTGGCTGGGCTACAATGAGAGGAACAATAGGCTATGCTGCTCCAG AGTACGGTTTGGGCAACAAAGTTCAAATCCTAGGTGATGTGTACAGCTATGGGGTACTGTTGCTGGAGATGTTTACTGGCAAAAGACCAACAGGCGGGGAGTTTGGAGAAGCTCTAGGCCTTCACAAGCATGTCCAAATGGCACTTCGAGTTCCAGACAGAACCACCAGTTGTTATCAGAGGACAAAGATGGAAGAGAAGCAAACACCTCAAACCCTGGCAGGAAAAGAGATAATATCAATTGCTTGCATCACTTCAATTCTGGACATTGGAGTTTCATGCTCAAAGGAAACTCCAATAGACCGCATGCAAATTAGAGATGCTTTGAAAGAGTTGATGAAGATAAAAGACAAGTTCCTCATGCATCTTTCCAGTATGCAAGTGTCAAGTAACTGA